One window from the genome of Desulfobulbaceae bacterium DB1 encodes:
- a CDS encoding IS630 family transposase, which translates to MEDILEVYARPYSQEFPVVCMDESSVQLIGEVHEPIPAAPGHPVLMDDEYVRNGVASILLEVEPLGGKRKVKITEQRTRIDWAHFIKEMLEERYADAKKVVLVMDNLNTHDTASLYAAFPPEEARGLAERLEIHYTPKHGSWLNIAEIELSVLKRQCLAGRIDCIEKMRAEVAAWNIDRNNRQTKVDWQFRTDDARIKLKRLYPKL; encoded by the coding sequence ATGGAAGATATACTCGAAGTTTATGCGCGTCCGTATAGTCAAGAATTCCCGGTTGTGTGCATGGATGAATCGAGTGTACAGTTAATCGGGGAGGTGCATGAGCCTATTCCGGCAGCCCCTGGCCATCCTGTTCTGATGGATGATGAATATGTTCGCAATGGGGTCGCAAGCATATTACTTGAGGTAGAACCGCTTGGGGGAAAGCGCAAGGTAAAAATTACTGAACAGCGGACACGGATTGATTGGGCCCATTTCATCAAAGAGATGCTTGAAGAGCGTTATGCCGATGCCAAGAAAGTAGTTTTGGTCATGGACAACCTCAATACACACGACACGGCCTCGCTCTATGCGGCTTTCCCACCTGAAGAAGCCAGGGGCTTGGCGGAACGTCTTGAAATACACTACACCCCGAAACACGGGAGTTGGCTGAACATAGCAGAGATTGAACTCAGTGTATTGAAGCGGCAATGCCTTGCAGGCCGGATTGATTGTATCGAGAAGATGCGAGCTGAAGTGGCGGCATGGAACATTGATCGAAATAACCGCCAGACTAAGGTTGATTGGCAGTTTAGAACAGATGATGCGCGAATAAAACTAAAACGGCTTTATCCGAAACTTTAA
- a CDS encoding IS630 family transposase, whose amino-acid sequence MAPRYRVTLTKEEREDLEAISTKGKRAARTVLYARALLLLDAGEHGPKWVVTQVAEALGTTTRSLEHLKKRFVEEGLSAALERKERETPPREIQFGGEFEAHLLALACSDAPEGKNRWTVRLLAEKMVELKMVTSVSPMTVCNTLKKMNLSLTKANTGRYRRIKTPVL is encoded by the coding sequence ATGGCACCAAGATACAGAGTGACATTAACAAAAGAGGAACGGGAAGATTTGGAGGCTATTTCAACTAAAGGGAAAAGGGCAGCCCGCACCGTACTGTATGCTCGAGCATTACTTCTGCTTGATGCGGGGGAACATGGACCGAAGTGGGTTGTCACTCAGGTCGCAGAAGCTTTAGGGACAACGACGCGGAGTTTAGAACACTTAAAGAAACGATTTGTTGAAGAAGGTCTTTCTGCCGCCCTTGAACGTAAGGAGCGCGAGACCCCTCCGCGAGAAATTCAATTCGGAGGAGAATTTGAAGCACATCTTTTGGCTTTGGCATGTTCGGATGCTCCAGAAGGTAAAAATCGATGGACAGTACGTCTGTTGGCTGAGAAAATGGTCGAGCTGAAGATGGTAACGAGTGTTTCTCCGATGACGGTATGTAACACTTTAAAAAAAATGAACTTAAGCCTCACCAAAGCAAATACTGGAAGATACCGCCGGATCAAAACGCCAGTTTTGTAG
- a CDS encoding citramalate synthase, giving the protein MNRQLTIYDTTLRDGCQAENFNLSVEDKVRVSLKLDELGIDFIEGGWPGANPTATQYFEEMRNYDLKHAQVAAFGSTRLFHNPADADVNLNALIAARTPVITIFGKSWDIHVHAALRIELEDNLLIIEDSLAYLRPHVKHLFYDAEHFFDGFKNNREYALATLERAVKGGAELLVLCDTNGGTLPTEMPDIFREVQNHLARCGHDVALGIHAHNDTETAVANSLIAVTMGARQVQGTINGYGERCGNCNLTSVIPALALKLGYNFEAASNLKKLSETSRYINELANLPHNRYQPYVGASAFAHKGGIHVSAVQRNPLTYEHIDPEKVGNIRRILISDQSGRSNVLHKAKKFGIDLDSRDPVVTSILKELKTLENQGFQYEGAEASFELLMRRALGVQRRYFTLISFRVINQKSDMDQPPQAEATIRLEVGGEVVHTAALGDGPVNALDKALRKALTRFYPSLAEMWLSDYRVRVLASEHGTGARVRVLIESRDQDSEWGTVGVSHDILEASWQALVDSISHKLMKDEKKKQAS; this is encoded by the coding sequence ATGAACAGACAACTGACAATATACGATACCACGCTGCGAGATGGATGCCAGGCCGAAAACTTCAATTTGTCCGTTGAAGACAAGGTGCGGGTCAGCCTGAAACTCGATGAGCTCGGTATTGATTTTATTGAAGGTGGCTGGCCGGGCGCGAATCCAACCGCGACTCAGTACTTTGAAGAGATGAGGAATTACGACCTCAAACATGCACAGGTGGCCGCATTCGGCAGCACCAGGCTTTTTCATAATCCGGCTGATGCGGACGTGAACCTCAATGCCTTGATCGCCGCCCGCACCCCGGTTATTACCATCTTCGGTAAAAGTTGGGATATCCACGTTCATGCGGCGCTCCGCATTGAATTGGAAGATAATCTGTTGATCATTGAAGATTCACTGGCCTATCTCCGCCCCCATGTGAAGCACCTTTTTTACGATGCGGAACATTTTTTCGACGGTTTTAAAAACAACAGGGAATATGCCCTGGCAACACTGGAAAGAGCCGTGAAGGGCGGAGCGGAGCTGCTTGTTTTGTGTGATACCAACGGCGGCACCCTGCCCACCGAAATGCCCGATATCTTCCGGGAGGTACAGAATCATCTTGCCAGGTGCGGCCATGATGTGGCGCTGGGAATTCACGCCCATAACGACACGGAAACCGCCGTGGCAAATTCGCTTATTGCCGTCACCATGGGCGCCCGTCAGGTTCAGGGAACCATCAACGGTTACGGGGAGAGGTGCGGCAACTGCAACCTTACTTCCGTTATTCCCGCCTTGGCCCTGAAGTTGGGCTACAATTTCGAGGCGGCTAGCAACCTGAAAAAGCTCAGCGAAACGTCCCGGTATATCAATGAACTGGCCAATCTGCCCCACAACCGTTATCAGCCTTATGTCGGCGCCTCGGCTTTTGCTCACAAGGGAGGAATCCATGTCAGTGCGGTGCAGAGAAACCCGCTGACCTACGAGCACATTGATCCGGAAAAGGTAGGCAACATCCGCAGAATTCTCATCTCCGACCAATCGGGACGAAGCAATGTCCTGCATAAGGCCAAGAAATTCGGCATCGATCTCGACAGCCGTGATCCGGTGGTGACATCGATACTCAAGGAATTGAAAACCCTGGAGAACCAGGGATTCCAATATGAAGGGGCTGAGGCATCGTTTGAACTGCTGATGCGCAGGGCCCTTGGTGTGCAGCGTCGATATTTTACCCTGATCAGTTTTCGGGTTATCAACCAGAAAAGCGACATGGATCAGCCCCCCCAGGCAGAAGCAACCATCCGTTTGGAAGTCGGTGGAGAGGTGGTGCACACGGCGGCCTTGGGCGATGGGCCGGTGAACGCCCTGGACAAGGCGCTGCGCAAGGCGCTTACCCGTTTTTATCCGTCATTGGCTGAAATGTGGCTCAGTGATTATCGAGTCCGTGTTCTTGCCAGTGAACATGGCACAGGCGCACGGGTCAGGGTTTTGATCGAATCCCGCGATCAGGATTCCGAATGGGGAACGGTCGGCGTTTCCCATGATATCCTTGAGGCGAGCTGGCAGGCCCTGGTTGACAGCATCAGTCATAAACTGATGAAGGATGAAAAGAAAAAACAGGCGTCATGA
- a CDS encoding aspartate kinase (catalyzes the formation of 4-phospho-L-aspartate from L-aspartate and ATP, in Bacillus, lysine sensitive; regulated by response to starvation.): MTLIVQKFGGTSVANPEKIKAVAKRVMDCRKKGNQMVVVLSAMAGETNRLVDLSKQMQPIPDPREMDVLLATGEQVTVALFAMAVKAAGMDSISLLGDQVRISTDTMHTKARIKEINSELIKRHLDEGKIVVVAGFQGVTEKGDITTLGRGGSDTTAVALAAALQADQCDIFTDVEGVYTTDPNVCPSARKIDRITYDEMLELASLGAKVLDIRSVSLAKRYKVPVHVRSTFTETEGTWVVEEDKIMESMLVSGVTYNKNEARITFSKVPDTPGTASRIFNPISDAGIVVDMIIQNTRAGEMTDMTFTVPRTDYDKAMLIVEKIAKEIGAESVTGDQKIAKVSIVGVGMRNHSGIATTMFHILARENINIHMISTSEIKISCVIDEKYTELAVRALHDAFELEKANLPLEEK, encoded by the coding sequence ATGACATTAATTGTTCAAAAATTTGGCGGTACTTCCGTCGCGAATCCGGAAAAAATCAAAGCAGTGGCGAAGCGGGTCATGGATTGCCGCAAAAAGGGAAACCAGATGGTGGTGGTTTTGTCGGCAATGGCCGGAGAAACCAACCGTCTTGTTGATCTGAGCAAACAGATGCAGCCTATTCCGGACCCACGGGAAATGGATGTTCTTCTTGCCACCGGTGAACAGGTAACCGTCGCTCTTTTTGCAATGGCGGTTAAGGCGGCAGGCATGGATTCGATTTCCCTGCTGGGGGATCAAGTCCGAATCAGTACCGACACCATGCACACCAAGGCGCGTATCAAGGAGATCAACTCGGAATTGATAAAGCGCCACCTGGATGAAGGCAAAATCGTCGTGGTGGCCGGGTTTCAGGGGGTGACGGAAAAAGGCGACATCACCACCCTGGGACGCGGCGGTTCCGACACCACGGCAGTGGCCCTGGCTGCCGCACTGCAGGCGGATCAGTGTGATATTTTCACCGACGTGGAAGGTGTCTACACAACGGACCCCAACGTGTGTCCGTCTGCAAGAAAGATTGACAGAATAACCTATGATGAAATGTTGGAGCTTGCGAGTCTCGGTGCAAAAGTGCTTGATATCCGTTCCGTAAGTCTGGCCAAAAGATACAAAGTACCGGTCCATGTGCGCTCAACCTTTACGGAGACGGAAGGCACATGGGTTGTTGAGGAGGATAAAATTATGGAATCCATGCTGGTTTCAGGTGTCACATACAACAAAAATGAAGCGCGTATAACTTTCAGCAAAGTGCCGGATACGCCGGGCACGGCCTCTCGTATTTTTAATCCCATTTCCGATGCCGGCATCGTGGTGGATATGATTATCCAGAACACCAGGGCAGGGGAGATGACGGATATGACCTTCACCGTTCCGCGCACCGATTATGACAAGGCGATGCTGATCGTGGAAAAAATCGCCAAGGAAATAGGGGCGGAAAGCGTTACGGGCGACCAGAAGATAGCCAAGGTGTCCATTGTCGGTGTCGGCATGCGCAATCACTCAGGTATCGCCACCACCATGTTTCATATTCTCGCCCGGGAAAATATCAACATTCACATGATTTCCACCTCTGAGATCAAGATTTCCTGTGTCATTGATGAAAAATATACCGAACTCGCCGTCAGAGCCCTGCATGACGCCTTTGAACTCGAGAAGGCGAATTTGCCCCTGGAAGAAAAATGA
- a CDS encoding tRNA (uridine(34)/cytosine(34)/5-carboxymethylaminomethyluridine(34)-2'-O)-methyltransferase TrmL: protein MSLERPPFNIVLVEPEIPPNTGSIARLCGATDTILHLIRPLGFSTDDKQLKRAGLDYWQYVTIKYWDSLDQFLEAQDETTLYFLSKKVDRPYTKAVFHPGDFLIFGKETKGLPEEILRLYHDRCFSLPMSNPHIRSLNLAMAAGIVLYEALRQQSC from the coding sequence ATGTCCCTCGAACGACCACCCTTTAATATTGTCCTTGTTGAGCCGGAAATCCCTCCGAATACCGGCAGCATAGCCCGTCTTTGCGGGGCCACGGACACCATTCTGCATCTGATTCGTCCGCTCGGCTTCAGCACTGACGACAAGCAGCTGAAGCGTGCCGGGCTTGATTATTGGCAATATGTAACCATCAAATACTGGGATAGTCTTGATCAGTTTCTTGAAGCCCAGGACGAAACAACACTTTATTTTCTCAGTAAAAAAGTTGATCGACCATACACCAAAGCGGTTTTTCATCCCGGAGATTTTCTGATTTTCGGCAAAGAAACCAAAGGTCTCCCCGAGGAAATTCTACGCCTGTATCATGACCGCTGTTTTTCTCTCCCCATGTCCAATCCCCATATCAGAAGCCTCAATCTTGCCATGGCCGCGGGTATTGTCCTGTATGAGGCACTGAGACAACAAAGTTGTTAA
- a CDS encoding 4Fe-4S ferredoxin, producing MQYGMIIDLNRCIGCHACAIACKAEWDVPADKGRNWVHRLGPAKTPEGLASTYYPGLCNHCNQPACVDVCPADTVEKTFTDGKTGQTKTMQVAATYKDPFNGTVQIDQDRCLGCGACADACPYSARYVNKDIVNEEIGGEGIADKCTYCMPRVEKGLQPACVQTCLANARIFGDLDDPDSEVSQYVKKGAVGLTSTAVSIGPNSRYYGNKKDMHLLTSTSTPTGMPAASLRRSLLARLKPEMKKVKNLGMLGLAGAVVLKELSEDEGK from the coding sequence ATGCAGTATGGAATGATAATTGATTTAAACAGATGCATCGGTTGCCATGCCTGCGCCATTGCCTGCAAGGCGGAATGGGATGTGCCGGCCGATAAGGGCCGGAACTGGGTGCATCGCCTCGGCCCGGCCAAAACGCCGGAAGGTCTTGCGTCAACCTATTATCCCGGCCTTTGCAATCATTGCAATCAGCCTGCATGCGTGGATGTCTGTCCCGCCGACACGGTAGAAAAAACATTCACGGACGGCAAAACAGGCCAAACAAAAACAATGCAGGTTGCCGCCACCTACAAGGATCCATTCAACGGCACCGTCCAGATTGACCAGGACCGCTGTTTGGGTTGCGGTGCCTGTGCCGATGCCTGTCCTTACAGTGCCCGTTATGTCAACAAGGACATCGTCAACGAAGAAATCGGCGGTGAAGGCATCGCCGACAAGTGCACCTACTGCATGCCCAGGGTGGAGAAGGGACTGCAGCCCGCGTGTGTCCAGACCTGTCTCGCCAATGCCAGGATTTTCGGCGATCTTGATGACCCGGATTCCGAGGTTTCCCAGTACGTCAAAAAGGGCGCGGTGGGATTGACGTCAACCGCCGTCAGTATCGGGCCGAACTCCCGTTATTACGGCAATAAAAAGGACATGCATCTGCTGACCAGCACGTCAACGCCAACCGGGATGCCCGCAGCTTCTTTGCGTCGGAGTCTCCTGGCCCGCTTGAAGCCCGAGATGAAAAAGGTCAAAAACCTTGGCATGCTCGGACTTGCCGGTGCCGTTGTCTTGAAAGAATTGAGCGAGGACGAAGGTAAATAA
- a CDS encoding twin-arginine translocation pathway signal protein has product MSIKMTRRKFLQTTSLAAASIPLAKVVSAETGFAPNKFTAPGSAVATETVTGGVCEMCFWRCNVVGKVRDKKLVKLEGNPKGIDNGTAICARGNAGIKLLYDPDRLKYPMKNIGERGNPKWKRITWEEALDECATKLKAVETKYGAHGIAMFPHGASAKYPMEYLENVIGTHNVSEASFFQCRGLRDTGYMATFGTPPGENVDMANAKVIFLVGDHLGENVHVSHLKRYLKGLENGAKLVVLDPRYSASAAKSDIWVQIKPGTDTAFMLAVMNYLLEKDKYDKKFVGERCVGFEKFKKGISHASLDWAAKICDVPVEQIQEVADLLAANAPNVSIHPGRHVSWHGNDFQRMRAQGCLTALLGAIGVPGGFVKPKGPKVKGIGWPKGEHSGEHNLRLMADKHHYSPPGTPTDLIREACLTGKPYPIKACVIWGQNPMQTIPNQQKTIDALKQMDFVMCVDVMPTDITMYADILLPEASYLERYDYIKTGTQWNFADPHQQFIAPRMPLVEAMFERKDQVWITNELATRMGYADKIPVKSLEEKIDKELATVNLSLEQIRKEDGIHLQPGKDPYGVAEDFEVLLYNEDLEDSGYPGVPTYIPVEETPKGFARLVYGRSPVHTFNRSQNNVWLNHEMPVNPVWVNDDVANKLGLQDGDEVSLVNSEGVVSSATSIIKSTPGIRKDTIYIAHGYGSRNPMMTAGFKKGIDDQELITKLAVDPETGCHGMRNNFVKIVKNGKTLDISA; this is encoded by the coding sequence ATGTCTATCAAAATGACACGACGCAAGTTCCTGCAAACCACGTCTTTGGCGGCTGCGTCGATTCCGCTGGCCAAAGTTGTGTCGGCGGAAACCGGGTTTGCACCAAACAAATTCACAGCACCCGGCAGTGCCGTTGCTACCGAGACGGTCACCGGCGGTGTCTGTGAAATGTGTTTTTGGCGTTGTAATGTGGTGGGGAAAGTACGAGATAAAAAGCTTGTCAAGCTTGAAGGCAACCCGAAAGGCATTGATAACGGGACTGCCATCTGTGCCCGCGGCAACGCCGGCATCAAACTGCTGTATGATCCGGATCGCCTGAAGTATCCGATGAAAAATATCGGTGAAAGAGGCAATCCAAAATGGAAACGCATCACCTGGGAAGAGGCCCTTGATGAATGCGCGACCAAGTTGAAAGCCGTAGAAACCAAATACGGAGCCCACGGAATCGCCATGTTTCCTCATGGCGCATCGGCGAAATACCCCATGGAGTATCTGGAAAACGTCATCGGCACCCACAATGTGAGCGAGGCATCCTTCTTTCAGTGCCGCGGCTTGCGGGACACCGGGTACATGGCTACCTTCGGCACGCCTCCGGGTGAGAATGTCGACATGGCCAATGCCAAAGTGATCTTTCTGGTCGGTGACCATTTGGGCGAAAATGTTCATGTCTCCCACCTGAAGAGATACCTGAAAGGCCTGGAGAACGGCGCAAAACTGGTCGTTCTTGACCCCCGTTATTCCGCATCCGCCGCCAAATCCGATATCTGGGTGCAGATAAAGCCCGGTACGGATACCGCATTCATGCTGGCTGTCATGAATTACCTGCTGGAAAAAGATAAATACGACAAGAAATTCGTCGGCGAACGTTGTGTCGGGTTTGAAAAATTCAAGAAAGGCATTTCTCATGCTTCCCTGGATTGGGCCGCAAAAATTTGTGATGTGCCGGTGGAGCAGATTCAGGAGGTCGCCGACCTGCTTGCCGCCAACGCCCCGAATGTTTCCATTCATCCGGGCCGCCATGTGAGCTGGCACGGCAACGATTTCCAGCGCATGCGCGCCCAGGGTTGTCTGACCGCCCTGCTCGGCGCCATCGGCGTTCCCGGCGGTTTTGTCAAACCGAAAGGGCCCAAGGTAAAAGGGATAGGCTGGCCCAAGGGTGAACATAGTGGTGAGCATAATCTTCGTCTGATGGCGGACAAGCATCATTATTCTCCTCCCGGTACGCCCACTGATCTGATCAGGGAGGCCTGCCTGACCGGCAAGCCATATCCCATCAAGGCGTGTGTTATCTGGGGCCAGAACCCCATGCAAACCATCCCGAATCAGCAGAAAACAATAGATGCCTTAAAGCAAATGGATTTCGTCATGTGCGTTGATGTCATGCCCACCGACATCACCATGTATGCGGACATCCTGTTGCCTGAAGCGTCCTACCTGGAAAGGTACGATTACATCAAGACAGGCACTCAGTGGAATTTTGCCGATCCGCATCAGCAATTCATTGCCCCGAGAATGCCCTTGGTTGAGGCCATGTTTGAACGCAAGGATCAGGTGTGGATTACCAACGAACTGGCCACGCGCATGGGCTACGCCGACAAGATCCCGGTAAAAAGCCTTGAAGAAAAGATTGACAAGGAGCTTGCCACGGTCAATCTTTCCCTTGAGCAGATCCGCAAAGAGGATGGTATTCATCTTCAGCCCGGCAAGGATCCTTACGGCGTTGCAGAGGATTTTGAGGTTCTTCTTTATAATGAGGACCTGGAGGACAGCGGTTATCCGGGCGTGCCGACCTATATTCCGGTTGAAGAAACTCCCAAGGGATTTGCCAGACTTGTTTATGGCCGTTCCCCTGTGCATACCTTCAATCGCAGCCAGAACAATGTCTGGTTGAATCATGAGATGCCGGTCAACCCCGTTTGGGTCAATGATGACGTTGCAAACAAACTGGGACTGCAAGACGGCGACGAAGTCAGCCTGGTAAACAGCGAGGGTGTCGTTTCCTCTGCAACCAGCATCATCAAGTCCACACCAGGCATCCGGAAGGACACCATTTATATTGCCCATGGCTATGGCTCCAGAAACCCGATGATGACTGCCGGTTTTAAAAAAGGTATAGACGATCAGGAATTGATCACGAAACTTGCGGTTGATCCGGAAACCGGTTGCCATGGTATGCGCAACAATTTCGTAAAAATCGTCAAGAACGGTAAAACTCTTGATATCTCTGCATAA
- a CDS encoding thioesterase, with protein MSLLKINLTDPVQLSSYRVLYGDTDAGGVVYNANYLRFFELGRSDFMREHVCSYRQIEERGFILPVVESYLRFKAPARYDDLITIKTSMQQISAFSWRFNHHILKSEGNKLLVKGFTIHASVNMTGKLAKLPSDIIELLNLASFPPLCD; from the coding sequence ATGTCTTTACTTAAGATCAACCTGACCGATCCCGTCCAGCTGAGTTCCTACCGGGTTCTTTACGGCGACACCGATGCCGGGGGAGTGGTCTACAACGCCAACTATCTCCGTTTTTTCGAACTTGGACGGTCTGACTTCATGCGGGAACACGTCTGTTCCTATCGTCAAATTGAAGAACGCGGGTTTATTCTGCCGGTGGTGGAAAGCTATTTGCGCTTCAAGGCACCTGCTCGATATGATGATCTCATTACCATCAAAACCTCCATGCAGCAGATTTCAGCTTTTTCCTGGCGTTTTAATCATCACATCCTGAAATCAGAGGGAAACAAATTGCTGGTAAAAGGCTTTACCATTCATGCCTCGGTGAACATGACGGGGAAACTGGCCAAGCTTCCATCCGATATTATCGAACTGCTGAATCTCGCTTCTTTTCCGCCTCTCTGTGATTGA
- a CDS encoding cofactor-independent phosphoglycerate mutase, producing MKYIILVGDGMGDFPLDVLEGKTPLEAARTPAMDFIARHGIQGQVQTVPQGFPPGSDVANLSLLGYRPEEVYSGRSPLEAASLGVDLQENEIAFRCNLVTLHHEGDRVIMVDYSGGHIDTDEARELVGAINDSISNDKYTLYPGVSYRHLFIYRGNPAGLVTVPPHDYTGQDVTAFWKKYELQPLLMEFMKKAGQILQKHPINKKREELGKSSANGVWLWGQGKAPKMSTLQENYGISGALISAVDLLKGIGVYAGMEIINVPGATGYLDTNYQGKVDAALQAISEKDFVLVHVEAPDETGHQGLLDEKIQAIEDFDDKIVRPMVDAMLQDKTTDFRLVICMDHLTPLRLKTHVADPVPFALFDSRSPEKKNNNGYTEKNGAASSVHFANGEKFFRFVVEK from the coding sequence ATGAAATATATCATATTGGTTGGGGACGGCATGGGAGATTTTCCCCTCGATGTGCTCGAGGGGAAAACGCCCCTGGAAGCTGCCAGGACACCGGCCATGGATTTCATCGCCCGGCACGGCATACAGGGCCAGGTGCAAACGGTTCCCCAGGGGTTCCCCCCCGGCAGCGACGTGGCCAATCTGTCTCTGCTTGGATACAGACCGGAAGAAGTCTACTCCGGTCGTTCTCCCCTGGAAGCCGCCAGCCTCGGAGTTGATTTGCAGGAAAACGAGATCGCCTTCCGTTGCAATCTGGTGACTCTGCACCACGAAGGCGACAGGGTCATCATGGTTGATTACAGCGGCGGCCATATTGATACGGACGAGGCGAGGGAACTCGTCGGAGCGATCAATGATTCCATTTCAAACGATAAATATACCCTTTATCCCGGTGTCAGTTACCGCCATCTTTTTATTTATCGAGGCAATCCGGCCGGGCTTGTCACCGTTCCGCCACATGACTATACCGGCCAGGACGTCACTGCCTTCTGGAAAAAATATGAGCTGCAGCCGCTGTTAATGGAATTCATGAAGAAAGCGGGGCAGATCCTGCAGAAGCATCCCATCAATAAGAAGAGGGAGGAGCTTGGCAAATCTTCGGCAAACGGAGTCTGGCTCTGGGGCCAGGGAAAGGCCCCGAAAATGTCAACCCTGCAAGAGAATTACGGCATCAGCGGCGCGTTGATTTCAGCGGTTGACCTGCTCAAGGGTATTGGTGTCTATGCCGGCATGGAAATCATTAACGTGCCCGGCGCCACAGGCTATCTGGATACCAATTACCAAGGCAAGGTCGATGCGGCCCTGCAAGCGATCAGTGAAAAAGATTTTGTCCTTGTGCATGTCGAGGCGCCGGACGAAACCGGCCATCAGGGGTTGCTTGATGAAAAAATACAGGCCATTGAAGATTTTGACGACAAAATCGTCCGGCCCATGGTGGATGCCATGCTTCAGGACAAGACAACGGATTTTCGCTTGGTTATCTGCATGGACCACCTGACCCCTTTGCGGCTGAAAACCCATGTTGCCGATCCGGTCCCTTTTGCCCTTTTTGATTCCCGCAGCCCGGAGAAGAAAAACAACAACGGTTATACCGAGAAAAACGGCGCAGCTTCTTCTGTGCATTTTGCAAACGGCGAGAAATTTTTTCGTTTCGTGGTTGAAAAATAA
- a CDS encoding homoserine dehydrogenase: MKAIQVGLIGFGTVGSGTAQVLYEQAERLKKRSGLSIVLKKVADISVESLPSLFHGTELTRDAADIINDPEIDIVIELIGGTTLAKKFILEAIRQGKHVVTANKALLSEHGMEIFAAAHEKNVEIGFEASVGGGIPLIKTLKEGLVANKILTIMGIMNGTGNYILTQMTDHGTPFAEVLAEAQKKGYAEADPTYDIEGIDTAHKLVILMTMAYGMDVRLEDVICEGISRIEPIDIEFAKEFGYRIKLLAVSRNHGEHVEARVHPTMVPEKHMLANINGAYNGFYFTGDMVENILLYGKGAGKMPTGSAVVADVVDIARNISCNAINRVPSLSYQHKHIARRRITPLEELSFPYYFRFSTLDKPGVLSKISGILGKYDISIESVIQKGREKKGTVPIVMRTYEAKEASVRKALEEINALETTTAETVKIRILVNEE; this comes from the coding sequence ATGAAAGCTATTCAGGTAGGACTCATAGGATTTGGCACCGTCGGCAGCGGAACCGCTCAGGTGCTTTATGAACAGGCGGAGCGCCTAAAGAAAAGAAGCGGCTTATCCATTGTCTTGAAAAAAGTGGCAGATATTTCAGTGGAAAGTCTGCCGAGCCTGTTTCATGGCACGGAATTGACCAGGGATGCCGCGGATATCATTAATGATCCTGAAATTGACATTGTCATTGAACTTATCGGCGGGACAACTCTTGCGAAAAAGTTCATTCTTGAGGCGATCCGCCAGGGCAAGCATGTGGTGACCGCCAACAAGGCGCTCCTTTCCGAGCATGGCATGGAGATATTCGCTGCCGCCCATGAAAAAAATGTGGAAATCGGATTTGAGGCCAGTGTCGGAGGGGGCATCCCGCTTATCAAGACCCTCAAGGAAGGTCTGGTTGCCAACAAAATACTGACCATCATGGGCATCATGAACGGTACCGGCAATTATATCCTGACCCAGATGACCGACCATGGAACCCCCTTTGCAGAGGTTCTGGCCGAGGCGCAGAAAAAAGGATATGCTGAGGCCGATCCAACCTATGATATTGAGGGTATCGATACAGCCCACAAGCTTGTCATTCTGATGACCATGGCCTACGGCATGGATGTGCGGCTGGAGGATGTCATCTGCGAAGGCATTTCCCGGATCGAGCCGATTGACATCGAGTTTGCCAAGGAGTTCGGTTACCGCATTAAATTGTTGGCCGTCAGCCGCAACCACGGCGAACATGTCGAGGCACGGGTTCACCCGACCATGGTGCCGGAAAAACATATGCTGGCCAATATCAACGGGGCATACAACGGTTTCTATTTTACCGGCGACATGGTGGAAAACATTCTCCTGTACGGCAAAGGTGCAGGTAAGATGCCGACCGGCAGCGCGGTTGTGGCCGACGTGGTGGATATCGCCAGAAACATTTCCTGTAATGCAATCAATCGGGTCCCCAGTCTTTCCTATCAGCACAAGCATATCGCCCGACGACGCATCACTCCCCTGGAAGAACTCAGCTTTCCCTATTATTTCAGATTTTCCACCCTGGATAAACCTGGGGTGCTGTCAAAAATTTCCGGCATCCTCGGGAAATACGACATCAGTATTGAATCGGTGATTCAGAAGGGCAGGGAGAAAAAAGGAACCGTCCCCATCGTCATGCGGACCTATGAAGCAAAGGAAGCCTCTGTGAGAAAAGCCCTTGAGGAAATCAACGCGCTTGAAACCACCACTGCGGAAACGGTGAAGATTAGAATTCTGGTTAATGAAGAATAA